From the genome of Amycolatopsis camponoti:
GACGCTTGCTACCGGATCGCGTCGGCGGACGTGAAGAAGGTTAACTACACGATCTTGAGCCGCGGCTGGGCGGACCTGGCGAACTACGCGTCGCTTTCGCAGGAACGGCCGCTGACGCCGGGCACGGCTTACACGATGACGTTCGATCTGGCGTCCACGGACCACATCGTGCCGAAGGGGCACGCGCTGGCCTTGATCATCGGGGGCACGGACGGCAGCTTCATCCGCGGGCCGGCCCAGCCGGGCCGGGTGACGCTGGACCTGGCCCGGACGTCGGCGTCGGTGCCGCTGGCCGGAGTCGTGCCGGCGGCGGCCACGCACCCGGCCCTCGACGGCGGCGCGTTCGTGCCGTCGCAGGGCCGGGCGGACCTGCGCTAGCTCGCTTCGACGGGAGCCGTCTTCGTCGCGGACTTCCGTTGCAGCGCGCGGGCGATCGGCTCGACGACGCGGGCCGCCGTCGGGCCGAGGATCGCCATCAGCAGCACGTACGCCGTCGCCAGCGCCGCCAGCTCGCCGTCCACCGCGCCCGCCGTCACCGCCAGGCCCGCGATGACGATCGAGAACTCGCCCCGGGCCACCAGCGCCGCTCCGGCGCGGGCCCGGCCCATCTTCCCGATGCCCTGCCGCCGCGCCGCCCACCAGCCGGTGCCGACCTTCGTGAGCGTCGTCACCACCGCCAGCACGATCGCCCAGCCGAGCACCGGCGGGATCGACGCCGGGTTCGTGTTGAGCCCGAACACCACGAAGAACACCGCGGCGAACAGGTCGCGCAGCGGCTCGAGCAGGTGCGTCGCGTTCTCCGCCGTCGAGCCCGAGATCGCGATGCCGAGCAGGAACGCGCCGACCGCGGCCGACACCTGCATCGCCGACGCGAGCCCGGCCACCAGCAGCGCCGCGCCGAGGACCTTGAGCAGGAACACCTCGCGGTCCGGGCTGTCGACGGCGGCCGAGACGTACCGGCCGAACTTCAGCGCGATCACCAGCACCACGGTGATCACCAGCAGGGAGATCCCGACGGCTTCCATGCCGCCCAGCAACGAGACGCCGCCGAGGACCGCGGTCAGGATCGGCAGGTAGAGCGCCATCACGAGGTCCTCGAACACGAGGATCGACAGCACCACCGGCGTCTCGCGGTTGCCGAGCCGGCCGAGGTCGCCGAGGACCTTCGCGACGATCCCGGACGACGAGATGTACGTGACGCCCGCCATCACCATCGCGCCGACCGGGCCCCAGTCCAGCAGCAGCGCGACGGCCGCACCGGGGGCGGCGTTGAGGACGATGTCGAGCAGGCCCGCGGTCCACGAGCGGCGCAGCCCGGTGAACAGCTCGGCCGCGGAGTATTCGAGGCCCAGCAGCAGGAGCAGCAGCACGACGCCGATTTCGCTGGCCAGGTGCGTGAAACCGCCGATGTCGGTCAGCGGGATCAGGCCGCCGGAGCCGAAGCAGAGGCCGCCGAGCAGGTAGAGCGGGATGGGGGAGAGGCCGATCTTCCCGGCCAGGCGCCCGAGCGCGCCCAGCACGAAGAAGACCGCCCCCAGTTCGATCAGGGACAGCGCGGTGTGATCCATCGGCCGCTCAGCCGTACTTGAGGATCTTGGCGGCGGCTTCGAGGCCCTCGCTCGTGCCGACCGCGACCAGCAGGTCGCCCCCGGTGAGGGTGAAGTCGGGCGCCGGCGAGGGGTGCACCTGGCCCGCCCGTGCGACGGCGACCACCGAAACACCCGTGCGCGTGCGCATCGCCGTGTCGCCGAGCGTCCGGCCGTCGAACGGGCCGGCCGGCTTGATCGGCAGCTGCCGGGTGCTGATCCCCGGGAGGTCCCGGTGCTCCTCGGTGAGCTGGGCGACCAGCTGCGGCGCGCCGAGCAGGTTGGCCAGCGTGCCCGCCTCGTCCGCGGTCAGCGGGATCGAGGCGGCGCAGGCGTCGGCGTCGTCGGTCTTGGAGACGATGAGCTCGGTGTGGCCGTCCCGCTGGGTGACGACGCCGATGCGGCGGCCCGTACGGGTG
Proteins encoded in this window:
- a CDS encoding cation:proton antiporter regulatory subunit, which produces MNVEVTPLPGIGVRKDFSTRTGRRIGVVTQRDGHTELIVSKTDDADACAASIPLTADEAGTLANLLGAPQLVAQLTEEHRDLPGISTRQLPIKPAGPFDGRTLGDTAMRTRTGVSVVAVARAGQVHPSPAPDFTLTGGDLLVAVGTSEGLEAAAKILKYG
- a CDS encoding cation:proton antiporter, translated to MDHTALSLIELGAVFFVLGALGRLAGKIGLSPIPLYLLGGLCFGSGGLIPLTDIGGFTHLASEIGVVLLLLLLGLEYSAAELFTGLRRSWTAGLLDIVLNAAPGAAVALLLDWGPVGAMVMAGVTYISSSGIVAKVLGDLGRLGNRETPVVLSILVFEDLVMALYLPILTAVLGGVSLLGGMEAVGISLLVITVVLVIALKFGRYVSAAVDSPDREVFLLKVLGAALLVAGLASAMQVSAAVGAFLLGIAISGSTAENATHLLEPLRDLFAAVFFVVFGLNTNPASIPPVLGWAIVLAVVTTLTKVGTGWWAARRQGIGKMGRARAGAALVARGEFSIVIAGLAVTAGAVDGELAALATAYVLLMAILGPTAARVVEPIARALQRKSATKTAPVEAS